In Candidatus Eisenbacteria bacterium, one genomic interval encodes:
- a CDS encoding AbrB/MazE/SpoVT family DNA-binding domain-containing protein, which translates to MVRLKVRKVGNSLGVTLPAEAARELKVREGDHLFLTEAPGGFRITPYDPDFADAMAAAESVMQRYRNALRELAK; encoded by the coding sequence ATGGTCCGGCTCAAGGTTCGAAAGGTCGGCAACTCACTGGGGGTCACGCTCCCCGCCGAGGCGGCAAGAGAGCTAAAGGTGCGCGAGGGGGACCACTTGTTCCTCACGGAAGCGCCGGGAGGGTTCAGGATCACTCCCTACGATCCGGACTTCGCAGATGCCATGGCCGCTGCCGAGTCAGTCATGCAGCGGTACAGGAACGCACTCCGTGAACTCGCCAAGTGA